A single region of the Halobacterium wangiae genome encodes:
- a CDS encoding DUF3303 family protein translates to MMFHVRLTHSPENCWARDEHEQKATEFVERIENNEEGPGVGVRSAFAAPNEHTFYLLVESDSFEDLTGFLGPPLLHDHDADVVPVTTFGGALDTLDLE, encoded by the coding sequence ATGATGTTCCACGTTCGATTGACCCACAGCCCCGAGAACTGCTGGGCGCGCGACGAACACGAGCAGAAGGCGACCGAGTTCGTCGAGCGCATCGAGAACAACGAGGAAGGGCCAGGTGTGGGCGTCCGGAGCGCGTTCGCCGCGCCGAACGAACACACGTTCTACCTGCTGGTCGAGTCGGACTCGTTCGAGGACCTGACTGGGTTCCTCGGGCCGCCGCTCCTGCACGACCACGACGCCGACGTGGTCCCCGTGACGACGTTCGGCGGAGCGCTGGACACGCTGGACCTGGAGTGA
- a CDS encoding polysaccharide deacetylase family protein has protein sequence MAVTISIEIELGWGVHDVGEYPHLSDDGSAERACLGRLLEHCDSVDVPISFDVVGHLFESDCAGDHDGPHREGWFDNDPGTDEARDPLFYAPEMVRQIRDHTTDHELCTHTYSHVICGEATPETVAWELEEAQSLIRAATGSGTDSIVPPRHSRPPAEQLREAGIECMRMSRDTSDRSTAARLKELLYGPHPVYEPELVDGVVETYCTSYPSLTSSALPSGRRSVPAPFRALPVRLRQRLQRQYLRRALDEAAEREGDCHLWCHLYDLSNEYQWPVVRTFLDELAARRDRGELEVRTMAELNEQVRGDQQAVRTRG, from the coding sequence ATGGCGGTCACGATCAGCATCGAGATAGAGCTCGGCTGGGGGGTCCACGACGTCGGCGAGTACCCGCACCTGAGCGACGACGGCTCGGCGGAGCGGGCGTGTCTCGGGCGCCTGCTGGAACACTGCGACTCGGTCGACGTCCCTATCTCCTTCGACGTCGTCGGCCACCTCTTCGAGTCGGACTGTGCGGGGGACCACGACGGCCCACACAGGGAGGGGTGGTTCGACAACGACCCGGGGACGGATGAGGCCCGCGACCCGCTGTTCTACGCGCCAGAGATGGTGCGACAGATCAGGGACCACACGACCGACCACGAACTGTGTACGCACACGTACTCCCACGTCATCTGCGGGGAAGCCACGCCGGAGACGGTCGCGTGGGAGCTGGAGGAGGCCCAGTCGCTGATCCGCGCAGCGACCGGATCGGGGACGGACTCCATCGTGCCCCCGAGACACAGCAGACCGCCCGCGGAACAGCTCCGCGAGGCGGGCATCGAGTGCATGCGGATGAGCCGGGACACGAGCGACCGCAGCACCGCCGCTCGTCTGAAGGAACTGCTGTACGGCCCCCACCCGGTGTACGAACCGGAGCTGGTCGACGGCGTCGTCGAGACGTACTGCACCTCCTACCCCTCGCTGACGTCCTCGGCGCTGCCGTCGGGACGGCGGTCGGTGCCCGCGCCGTTCCGCGCGCTCCCGGTCCGACTCAGACAGCGCCTCCAGCGACAGTACCTCCGTCGCGCGCTCGACGAGGCCGCCGAACGCGAGGGCGACTGCCACCTCTGGTGTCACCTCTACGACCTCTCGAACGAGTACCAGTGGCCGGTGGTCCGGACGTTCCTCGACGAACTCGCGGCCAGACGCGACCGGGGCGAACTCGAGGTCCGGACGATGGCGGAGTTGAACGAGCAGGTCCGCGGCGACCAGCAGGCGGTGAGAACACGTGGCTGA
- a CDS encoding S9 family peptidase, which yields MAYDIERYLNVRGAGGPSMGPSGELAFMLDTTGSNQVWRLDEPESWPEQLTFHDERVVYASFSPTRQELVYGMDEGGDEFVQFHRLSADGSEDVALTDAPDAKHNWGGWSHDGDRFAYAANRRDQAVFDVYVQGRDETGEDAELVAAGDQFSRISAAGWSPEDDRLVLHDGHSNFSHDLHVLDLDSGEVTHVTPFEADTRFSSVAWTPDGEGLYVATDHDSDVRYLGLLDPETGDVERVVDGGDWPIEAVSTDHDSGRLAYVRNVDGYSELTLAEADGTTLDEYPVPELPDGVVFGLSFGPNADRVAVSLSSPTDNTNVHVVDVETGACRRWTNASTAGIPRETFRDVELVHYESFDGLEIPAFLTLPDGEGPHPVVVDYHGGPEAQRRPFFTSLRQYFVDNGYAVFEPNVRGSSGYGKTYMNLDNVRNRMDSVKDGKAGVDWLTARDDVDDDRIVAYGGSYGGFMVLASLTEYPEAFAAGVDIVGIANFVTFLENTGDWRREHREAEYGSLADDHEFLESISPTNNAEKIRSPLLVLHGANDPRVPVGEAERIVEVASERVPVEKLVFEDEGHGFAKLENKITAYRTVVEFLDEHV from the coding sequence ATGGCGTACGACATCGAGCGGTACCTCAACGTCCGCGGGGCTGGCGGCCCGTCGATGGGGCCGTCCGGCGAACTGGCGTTCATGCTCGACACGACCGGTTCGAACCAGGTGTGGCGGCTGGACGAACCCGAGTCGTGGCCCGAGCAGTTGACCTTCCACGACGAACGCGTGGTGTACGCGTCGTTCTCGCCGACGCGACAGGAACTCGTCTACGGGATGGACGAGGGCGGCGACGAGTTCGTCCAGTTCCACCGACTCTCGGCGGACGGCAGCGAGGACGTCGCACTCACCGACGCCCCCGACGCGAAACACAACTGGGGCGGCTGGAGCCACGACGGCGACCGGTTCGCGTACGCGGCGAACCGCCGGGACCAGGCCGTCTTCGACGTCTACGTGCAGGGCCGCGACGAGACGGGCGAGGACGCCGAACTGGTCGCGGCGGGCGACCAGTTCAGCCGAATCTCGGCTGCGGGGTGGAGCCCCGAGGACGACCGCCTGGTGCTCCACGACGGCCACTCGAACTTCAGCCACGACCTCCACGTCCTCGACCTCGACAGCGGCGAGGTCACCCACGTCACGCCGTTCGAGGCGGACACGCGCTTCTCGTCGGTCGCGTGGACGCCCGACGGCGAGGGGCTCTACGTCGCGACCGACCACGACTCGGACGTGCGCTACCTCGGTCTGCTCGACCCGGAGACGGGCGACGTCGAGCGCGTAGTGGACGGCGGCGACTGGCCGATAGAGGCCGTCTCGACAGACCACGACTCGGGGCGACTGGCGTACGTCCGGAACGTCGACGGCTACAGCGAACTCACGCTCGCCGAGGCCGACGGGACGACACTCGACGAGTACCCCGTGCCGGAACTCCCCGACGGCGTCGTGTTCGGCCTGAGTTTCGGCCCGAACGCCGACCGCGTGGCCGTCTCGCTGTCCTCGCCGACGGACAACACGAACGTCCACGTCGTCGACGTCGAGACCGGTGCGTGTCGGCGGTGGACGAACGCGTCGACGGCCGGCATCCCCCGCGAGACGTTCCGCGACGTCGAACTCGTCCACTACGAGAGCTTCGACGGCCTGGAGATTCCGGCGTTCCTCACGCTCCCGGACGGCGAGGGACCCCACCCCGTCGTCGTCGACTACCACGGCGGCCCGGAGGCCCAGCGCCGCCCGTTCTTCACGTCCCTCCGGCAGTACTTCGTCGACAACGGGTACGCCGTCTTCGAACCGAACGTCCGCGGCTCGTCGGGGTACGGAAAGACGTACATGAACCTCGACAACGTCCGCAACCGGATGGACTCCGTGAAGGACGGGAAGGCCGGCGTCGACTGGCTCACCGCCCGGGACGACGTCGACGACGACCGCATTGTCGCCTACGGCGGCTCCTACGGCGGGTTCATGGTGCTCGCGTCGCTCACGGAGTACCCCGAGGCGTTCGCCGCGGGCGTCGACATCGTTGGCATCGCGAACTTCGTCACGTTCCTCGAGAACACGGGCGACTGGCGCCGCGAACACCGCGAGGCAGAGTACGGCAGCCTCGCCGATGACCACGAGTTCCTCGAGTCCATCAGCCCGACGAACAACGCCGAGAAGATCCGGTCGCCGCTGCTCGTCCTCCACGGTGCCAACGACCCGCGGGTGCCGGTCGGCGAGGCCGAACGGATCGTCGAGGTGGCGAGCGAACGCGTCCCGGTCGAGAAACTCGTCTTCGAGGACGAGGGCCACGGCTTCGCGAAACTGGAGAACAAGATCACGGCCTACCGGACGGTCGTCGAGTTCCTCGACGAACACGTCTGA
- a CDS encoding glycosyltransferase, producing the protein MRVAFVSETTAHHADGDDLDRLDLLAGLLTEHGHEVHVCCAQWWEGRPDTFDYEDVTYHAVTAEPGRRWFSPGVAATLRGIDPDVVHATSRTPGHVYGARWGGLLAGAPLVCEWYDPHDTRAGLRGRAYRYAARRPSAVVTPSRTVKTSVRECGGDGEDVRVVPTGIDMDQIRRAVPGDGGDIVFSRRLDENANLESLFLALAEFREYDWNCTVVGDGPARRGYERQARDLRIADRVDFVGDCTVEERVELFKNAHVYVHTAESTSFARDLLWALACGCVGIVEYHAQSSAHELVETYDRGFRATSDEEIVECLVAAGDLERKAVDEEFADYDYDAFADTYLDVYRDAQEDAGLL; encoded by the coding sequence ATGCGAGTGGCGTTCGTCTCCGAGACGACCGCCCACCACGCCGACGGCGACGATCTCGACCGGCTCGACCTGCTCGCGGGGTTGCTCACTGAGCACGGCCACGAGGTCCACGTCTGCTGTGCACAGTGGTGGGAGGGCCGGCCGGACACCTTCGACTACGAGGACGTGACGTACCACGCCGTCACCGCCGAACCCGGCCGCCGTTGGTTCTCCCCGGGCGTCGCCGCCACCCTCCGCGGGATCGACCCGGACGTCGTCCACGCGACGTCCCGGACGCCCGGCCACGTCTACGGCGCGCGGTGGGGCGGCCTGCTCGCCGGCGCCCCGCTCGTCTGCGAGTGGTACGACCCCCACGACACCCGGGCCGGCCTCCGCGGCCGCGCCTACCGCTACGCCGCACGCCGTCCGAGTGCAGTGGTGACGCCCTCGCGGACCGTGAAGACGAGCGTCCGTGAGTGTGGCGGCGACGGCGAGGACGTGCGCGTCGTCCCGACGGGCATCGACATGGACCAGATCCGCCGCGCGGTCCCCGGCGACGGCGGCGACATCGTCTTCAGTCGGCGGCTGGACGAGAACGCCAACCTCGAGTCGCTGTTCCTCGCGCTCGCGGAGTTCCGCGAGTACGACTGGAACTGCACCGTCGTCGGCGACGGGCCGGCGCGCCGCGGCTACGAGCGGCAGGCCCGGGACCTCCGCATCGCCGACCGCGTCGACTTCGTCGGCGACTGCACCGTCGAGGAGCGCGTCGAACTGTTCAAGAACGCCCACGTCTACGTCCACACCGCCGAGTCCACGTCGTTCGCGCGCGACCTGCTGTGGGCGCTCGCCTGTGGCTGCGTCGGCATCGTCGAGTACCACGCCCAGTCCAGCGCCCACGAACTCGTCGAAACGTACGACCGCGGGTTCCGCGCGACCAGCGACGAGGAGATCGTCGAGTGCCTGGTCGCGGCCGGCGACCTCGAACGCAAGGCCGTCGACGAGGAGTTCGCCGACTACGACTACGACGCGTTCGCCGACACCTACCTCGACGTCTACCGGGACGCCCAGGAGGACGCGGGCCTGCTCTGA
- a CDS encoding M48 family metalloprotease translates to MHAAALLALPVGAYAASWLVATAAVRPTDPVAAAARLRRANRLLQVGVGIGGVVLATASPLDDVVASAVPGPLTLGLLAGLASTVVVGGVLPALAVHLGSRPAWASVAGQSPDYPATVRRYLAIAGLLTVPAFVVVAAWLVAPPGLVGVLYVGGAALAVVAGLPIAAAHFGPVRDLTDGERAVLPNCARGLRVRVVVTDRSPVANAVAAGLLPGFRYVFVTDALLRTLDAQSAAAVVAHEAGHHRRGHVLARFLATSLALVPLFLAASGVVVQFAPAVVASVGLLLAAGPVVRWTEFDADAYAARRVGARAMDAALATLADRGLVPTERPPLVGLLSLHPSVSRRLDRLRDPNRF, encoded by the coding sequence ATGCACGCGGCCGCCCTCCTCGCACTCCCCGTCGGCGCGTACGCTGCGAGCTGGCTCGTCGCGACGGCCGCGGTTCGACCCACAGACCCCGTGGCGGCAGCCGCCCGACTCCGGCGCGCGAACCGCCTCCTGCAGGTCGGCGTGGGCATCGGCGGCGTCGTCCTGGCGACCGCATCGCCGCTCGACGACGTCGTCGCGAGCGCCGTCCCCGGCCCCCTCACGCTCGGCCTGCTCGCCGGGCTGGCGAGTACGGTCGTCGTCGGGGGCGTTCTGCCCGCGCTCGCAGTCCACCTCGGGTCGCGGCCCGCGTGGGCGTCGGTCGCCGGCCAGTCGCCAGACTACCCCGCGACCGTCCGGCGGTATCTCGCCATCGCGGGGCTGCTCACGGTCCCCGCGTTCGTCGTCGTCGCGGCGTGGCTGGTGGCACCACCCGGGCTCGTCGGCGTCCTGTACGTCGGGGGCGCCGCGCTCGCCGTCGTCGCCGGACTTCCCATCGCGGCCGCCCACTTCGGCCCCGTACGCGACCTCACGGACGGGGAGCGCGCCGTCCTGCCGAACTGCGCGCGTGGCCTCCGCGTCCGCGTCGTCGTCACGGACCGCAGCCCCGTGGCGAACGCCGTCGCCGCCGGCCTCCTCCCCGGGTTCCGGTACGTCTTCGTGACGGACGCGCTGCTCCGGACGCTCGACGCGCAATCGGCCGCCGCCGTGGTCGCTCACGAGGCCGGCCACCACCGCCGCGGACACGTGCTCGCCCGGTTCCTCGCCACCAGCCTCGCCCTCGTCCCGCTGTTCCTCGCGGCCAGCGGCGTCGTCGTCCAGTTCGCGCCCGCCGTGGTGGCCTCGGTCGGGCTACTGCTGGCCGCCGGACCGGTCGTGCGCTGGACGGAGTTCGACGCCGACGCGTACGCCGCGAGACGCGTCGGTGCCAGGGCGATGGACGCCGCACTCGCCACGCTCGCGGACCGCGGCCTCGTGCCGACCGAACGCCCGCCGCTGGTCGGCCTGCTGTCGCTGCACCCCTCGGTCTCCCGCCGCCTCGACCGGCTCCGTGACCCCAACCGTTTTTGA
- a CDS encoding formyltransferase family protein → MAESDTTRVCLLAHSDSLPAWEAAAVQRMVEETDAEIGLVVADASDNERSTADAVRRLVELREWGVVAAAMELFGDDLEPLESVPIRAIDGVADAEWVDCVPESVDGWKNALPEHAVERMAETDVAVRFGFGFLVGDALSAPEMGVLSFHHGDFREYRGQPMGFWEYVHGRETAGVTLQRINETLDGGEVVYSKRVHIADAPTWSVVRCRLFDASQDMLAEGVRRLECESFEPETLSEAELGDLYTLPRGHPVVTYLGKTARGVLLE, encoded by the coding sequence GTGGCTGAGAGCGACACCACCCGGGTCTGTCTGCTCGCGCACAGCGACAGCCTTCCCGCGTGGGAGGCGGCAGCCGTCCAGCGGATGGTCGAGGAGACGGACGCCGAGATCGGCCTCGTCGTGGCGGACGCCTCGGACAACGAGCGCTCGACCGCCGACGCCGTCCGTCGCCTCGTCGAACTCCGCGAGTGGGGCGTCGTCGCGGCCGCGATGGAGTTGTTCGGCGACGACCTCGAACCCCTGGAGTCGGTGCCGATTCGAGCGATAGACGGCGTCGCGGACGCCGAGTGGGTCGACTGCGTTCCGGAGTCGGTCGACGGCTGGAAGAACGCGCTCCCGGAGCACGCCGTCGAGCGCATGGCAGAGACGGACGTCGCCGTCCGCTTCGGCTTCGGCTTCCTCGTCGGCGACGCACTGAGCGCACCCGAGATGGGCGTGTTGAGCTTCCACCACGGCGACTTCCGGGAGTACAGGGGGCAGCCGATGGGGTTCTGGGAGTACGTCCACGGCCGGGAGACGGCCGGCGTCACCCTCCAGCGCATCAACGAGACGCTCGACGGCGGCGAAGTAGTGTACTCCAAGCGGGTCCACATCGCCGACGCGCCGACGTGGAGCGTGGTCCGGTGTCGCCTGTTCGACGCGTCCCAGGACATGCTCGCCGAGGGCGTGCGGCGACTGGAGTGTGAGTCCTTCGAACCGGAGACGCTCTCCGAGGCGGAACTCGGCGACCTGTACACGCTCCCCCGTGGGCACCCTGTCGTCACCTACCTGGGGAAGACGGCCCGCGGGGTACTGCTCGAGTGA